The following are encoded in a window of Drosophila simulans strain w501 chromosome 3L, Prin_Dsim_3.1, whole genome shotgun sequence genomic DNA:
- the LOC6738308 gene encoding uncharacterized protein CG45076: MYGQGLRFLLAQLVLVLLLSDVLGRLHKRNGYHYRPQQPPPIHQGGYFEPHLPAVEPPEPEKPQHSPKSYYTTSGGGSSVSSKGSGGYSIGSGLRSIAQGSADQAHSAVTNQHAAAKQAAYIAQNTLAQAASQAAATAQAALVGKQVVLQELEQQAAEAQRSLSRELEQLKAAKVSARLAQQTAQAAHHHISVLTAAVNNAKSVAEQAEQTSTEVNNQLASQSQMVGQSKNRLEQVEEQLHQARVDYAATKESALKAANSAAAAQVNASKAAQHATIGLHESTNPSAHGHDGQELGGEEESYDEHLDTSGGEVGHTGGGEELSEHIRTPY, translated from the coding sequence TGCTCCTTTTGTCCGACGTCTTGGGTCGCCTGCACAAGAGGAATGGCTATCACTACCGACCGCAGCAACCGCCACCAATCCACCAAGGTGGATACTTTGAACCCCATCTGCCGGCAGTGGAGCCTCCCGAGCCAGAGAAGCCACAACATAGCCCCAAAAGCTACTACACCACATCGGGAGGTGGTTCCTCAGTTTCCAGCAAGGGATCCGGTGGTTATAGTATTGGCAGCGGCCTGCGTTCCATTGCCCAGGGCTCGGCGGATCAGGCCCACAGTGCAGTGACCAACCAGCATGCAGCTGCCAAGCAAGCGGCCTATATAGCCCAGAATACCCTGGCGCAAGCAGCATCCCAGGCGGCGGCCACTGCGCAAGCGGCTCTAGTGGGCAAGCAGGTTGTTCTCCAGGAGTTGGAGCAGCAGGCAGCCGAAGCCCAGAGATCACTGTCCCGCGAGCTGGAGCAACTGAAGGCGGCCAAGGTCTCAGCCAGATTGGCACAGCAAACGGCCCAAGCGGCGCATCATCACATATCCGTGCTCACAGCTGCGGTAAATAATGCCAAATCCGTGGCCGAACAGGCTGAACAAACCTCCACGGAGGTCAACAATCAACTGGCCTCCCAATCCCAGATGGTGGGTCAGTCCAAGAACCGATTAGAGCAGGTCGAGGAGCAGTTGCACCAGGCGCGCGTAGACTATGCGGCCACCAAGGAGTCCGCCCTTAAGGCGGCCAATTCCGCAGCTGCGGCTCAGGTGAATGCATCCAAGGCGGCCCAGCATGCCACGATCGGATTGCATGAGAGCACGAATCCATCGGCCCACGGGCACGATGGTCAGGAGTTGGGTGGCGAGGAGGAGTCCTACGATGAGCACCTGGACACCAGTGGCGGAGAAGTGGGACACACTGGCGGAGGAGAGGAGCTATCCGAACATATTCGAACTCCATATTAG
- the LOC6738309 gene encoding uncharacterized protein LOC6738309, whose amino-acid sequence MAQKVIKYIGRTTDFRGNTLWELVSDLPNWGVGRLLIRNMFQRYPEPCYMRILKVQSVDEQPGEIRKVRVTVEKTWRGVTQPKPVEIYSTSYKADYELVPQDQEAKYLNNKKKVEPVVLPTKIDLPPLLRELVSEETGNPNPQMKVHYKLTDNKMARLAKDGEKPTVSFALGVGQPKPVSAKLYEGLL is encoded by the coding sequence ATGGCCCAAAAAGTGATCAAGTACATCGGCCGCACCACAGACTTTCGCGGCAACACGCTGTGGGAGCTGGTCTCGGACCTGCCCAATTGGGGAGTGGGCCGCCTGCTCATACGTAACATGTTCCAGCGATATCCGGAGCCCTGCTACATGCGGATTCTGAAGGTGCAATCCGTGGACGAGCAGCCCGGCGAGATCCGCAAGGTGCGGGTCACTGTGGAGAAAACGTGGCGCGGCGTAACGCAGCCAAAGCCTGTGGAAATCTACAGCACCAGCTATAAGGCAGACTACGAACTGGTGCCACAGGATCAGGAAGCAAAGTACCTGAACAACAAGAAGAAGGTTGAACCAGTGGTTCTGCCCACAAAGATTGACCTTCCGCCTCTGCTCCGCGAACTAGTGTCGGAGGAAACGGGCAACCCCAATCCCCAGATGAAGGTCCACTACAAACTGACCGACAACAAAATGGCCAGATTAGCCAAGGATGGTGAAAAGCCAACAGTTAGCTTCGCCCTTGGTGTGGGCCAGCCGAAACCCGTGAGCGCCAAGCTTTACGAAGGATTATTATAA